The sequence TAGTAACACCACCACCTTCAATACGACAGTTACCAATAACCCTAGGCGAAGCTAAAGATCCAGTAAGTTTTAAAGAACCGTTTGCTACTCCTTCAATATCGGAGAAGTTTTTAGATAAAAAAGGTTCTCCCATCTTTAGTTCAGCTTCATCAAAAGTAATACTGAAATCGAGTTGTTCACTTTCCTTTTTAGGATAATAAAATCCTTTTACTTGAATCGCATTTACATCTTTTCGTTCTACTTCGACTTTTGTGAAAATACTTTTATTTACAGGGTTCCATTGTGACGATCCACTGACGTCACCAACTATCAAATCATCATATCGTAAATTTTTCAGAAGAAATGCACCATCAAACTGAAAGGATTCATCAGCAGTTTTTCTGAATAGCTTAAAATTGCCATTTAAAAACCCGCTAATCTCCGCATCTGAAAAGAGACCTACTTTATCCATATTTAGGTCTTCCGCAGAAATCAAAATTGAAGTAGGATCGGATTCAGCATAATTTCCTTCAATAGTAATTGATTCACTTGAATCATAAATTTCCAAATTAGAAATTGATGTTCCTTTCTCAGTAATAACTATTTTATTAGTTGGATTAAAATTCCAATTATCATCTAATAGTTGGATATCCGATGGCAACATTTTCAACACTAGGGAATCTTCATAAAGTTTTAGACTGCTTTCTACTCTTACACTACTTGCTGTCACAGGCTGACTAACAATGGTTGTCATTTCTATATTATCATCAAACCAAACACCTTCTAATAAGAGGCCTTCAGTATCCGGCACACCTGGAATAACTTGTCTTTCTGATTCGAAAAGGAAATTAGTAAGTACGCTGGATGCATCAAGATCTTTTGATCCGTTTAATTCAATTATTGGATCATGAAATTCGTTCTTTCCAATAATTAATGTATCGGACTTTAAAAATAGAGACACGTTCACATTCTTACTTTGTCTGAATGATGCATCAATAACTGTTTGACCGCCTATTGAAACTGGAAGGTCAAGTGAGTCAAGATATGGTGAGACATTAGTCACTATAGCATTGAATGACAACTTGTAACTTTCACCACTCCCTACGTACTCAACAGAATCCTCCTTCAATTGGAGCAGGGAAGCATACCCTGATGCCATATTAGGAATGTCTTTCAATACATTAGATACTTTAAATGCACCTTTCAACGAAGACTCAAATCCAGGGAAAGCTAATTCCACAACTCTTACACTATCATCAAAACCTGCAGCAAATCGAATAGAATCAAGAATCAATTCTTTTCCTTCTAAGGAAAAAAGTCCTGAGTCTACCTTTAGCTTCGCCTTAAAATTATCAATATCCAAATCCTCAATTTCAAGATTAATTTTTCCCTTTCCAGTGATTGATTTAGCAGTTAAATTCAAGCTATCGGCATTAAAAATCTCAATCTTTGTATCAATTTTAACTACTTCTTTATCTTGTCTTAAATCGACTCTAGCAATACCATCAACCAAGCAATTTGCATCCTGCACAGAAAAACTACCTTCAAAATAATTTTTCGCAAACTTCCCATCAGCTTCTATACTATCATAAACATATCCCTTCAAGCCACTCTGATACACAAGAGCTTTGAGTTCAAAATCTGCATTTTCAGGCTTAATTCCTTTTCCATTGATAGCTGCTTTCAGATTTACCCTTTGTACCAAATCATTTTGGAAGAAAGCACCAACGTTCACGTCTTTGAACTCCAAATTACCTTCATATGACATCTCTGATGGGTTCTCAGGAATTTTTATGTTTATGTCTGTATGAACTGATCCCTGATTGGTTAAAAAATCACCTCTAGCCACAAAATCATTTAAAAAACCTGCAAAACTCCCAGTGAAATCAATTTTACCCATTTGTTGAAGGTTTTCGGAGTAGTCGCCTATATAGGGTTTTAGATCATCCGGTATTACATGTGAATCAGTAAGATCCGCAAGAATAAAAGTCTGCGAAATATCTGGAAGACCAAAACAGCTTACCCCTCCAACAAAGTAAGAACTGCCATAGCCGAATCTAGTTTCTTCAATATTGAAATCACCAATAGTACCCCAAACAACCCCATCTATGGTGAGATTCTCCTTAACAGCATCAATTCCTAAAATAATCCTCATGTCCTCTTTAGATATTCTGGAATCTTTGAAATGAAGAATAAATGAAACACTATCTACAAAGGATCCAAAATCATCAAGTCCACTATAGAAAAATTCAAGACTATCCGTAATGTGGCTTGTTGGAGTTACGAAATCTAAGTCATTGACGCTCAAAGACTGATTACTTACCCTAAAAACAGTACTAAAATCTTTTACAATAAAATTAGAGTTCAACTCATATCCGCGCATTTGCATAATACTTCCTATAATGGTATCTGTTTTAACAGAAAGCATTGACATTGTAAAATCAGGAATAATAAAATTTAAGTTCGAAAAATCTAGTTTATTGACATTATGTTTCTTTGACCTATCCTCCAAACTAAGCTGGAGATTAGAGAGTGAAACTTCTTCAATATTTAAAAATTTGGACTTATCCTTTTTGGCATCAGTTTTTAAAGCGTCGATAAATTGTGAAAGATTGATTTTAGAGGCACTATCATATTTTGTTAATTTCAGTCGCAATTCTTTTGACTCTACCTCTTCAATATTTAAATATTCTCCATTTATTAAATCCCATACTTCATAATTAACCATTAAATTCTGTGCATAGAGCAATGTATCATTTTGCAAATCACGAATAAACACATCCTCTAAGCTGGCTCGATCAAGCCAAGAGATCTTAATTTTATTTATAGTTATTTCATGATCCGTCTTACTTGAAATAGATTGAAGAACCTTTTGTGCAAGAAAAGTTTGGATGGGTTGGAGTTGAAGCAATAATAGCACTACCAGTACAGCTGATAATGTATAAAAGAAAATCCCTGAAAAAAGCTTCCAGAGTATCTTGCGAACTTGCGATATGGTTATCTTGGCCTTCAAAAAAAGCGGTGGCAGTTATTCTTGGTATAGAGTCCTCTTGTGACGAAACTTCAGCATCTATATGTATTAACGGCAAAGTAATCAATAATGAAATTGCTAGCCAAGCTATTCATGAACAGTACGGTGGAGTAGTTCCCGAACTTGCATCAAGAGAGCATCAAAGAAATATCGTGCCAATCGTCGATCATGTTCTATCTCACTCAAGTATTAACGTAGATGAACTGGATGGAATTGCCTACACAAGAGGTCCTGGATTACTCGGTGCTTTGTTAATTGGATCGAGTTTTGCCAAATCCATGGCTGCATCGTTGAATATCCCAATTATCCCAATTCATCATATGAAGGCACATGTTCTAGCTCATTTTATTGACGATCCAAAACCCAAATACCCATTTATATGTTTGACAGTGAGTGGTGGTCATACCCAAATCCTTCGG is a genomic window of Marinobacter alexandrii containing:
- a CDS encoding translocation/assembly module TamB domain-containing protein, coding for MLLLLQLQPIQTFLAQKVLQSISSKTDHEITINKIKISWLDRASLEDVFIRDLQNDTLLYAQNLMVNYEVWDLINGEYLNIEEVESKELRLKLTKYDSASKINLSQFIDALKTDAKKDKSKFLNIEEVSLSNLQLSLEDRSKKHNVNKLDFSNLNFIIPDFTMSMLSVKTDTIIGSIMQMRGYELNSNFIVKDFSTVFRVSNQSLSVNDLDFVTPTSHITDSLEFFYSGLDDFGSFVDSVSFILHFKDSRISKEDMRIILGIDAVKENLTIDGVVWGTIGDFNIEETRFGYGSSYFVGGVSCFGLPDISQTFILADLTDSHVIPDDLKPYIGDYSENLQQMGKIDFTGSFAGFLNDFVARGDFLTNQGSVHTDINIKIPENPSEMSYEGNLEFKDVNVGAFFQNDLVQRVNLKAAINGKGIKPENADFELKALVYQSGLKGYVYDSIEADGKFAKNYFEGSFSVQDANCLVDGIARVDLRQDKEVVKIDTKIEIFNADSLNLTAKSITGKGKINLEIEDLDIDNFKAKLKVDSGLFSLEGKELILDSIRFAAGFDDSVRVVELAFPGFESSLKGAFKVSNVLKDIPNMASGYASLLQLKEDSVEYVGSGESYKLSFNAIVTNVSPYLDSLDLPVSIGGQTVIDASFRQSKNVNVSLFLKSDTLIIGKNEFHDPIIELNGSKDLDASSVLTNFLFESERQVIPGVPDTEGLLLEGVWFDDNIEMTTIVSQPVTASSVRVESSLKLYEDSLVLKMLPSDIQLLDDNWNFNPTNKIVITEKGTSISNLEIYDSSESITIEGNYAESDPTSILISAEDLNMDKVGLFSDAEISGFLNGNFKLFRKTADESFQFDGAFLLKNLRYDDLIVGDVSGSSQWNPVNKSIFTKVEVERKDVNAIQVKGFYYPKKESEQLDFSITFDEAELKMGEPFLSKNFSDIEGVANGSLKLTGSLASPRVIGNCRIEGGGVTINYLNTHYKFNGQLDFDPKVISLVNFDLIDRKGSNANVSGGMGHSSFKDFIADFKVNANKFEFLNTTALDNSLYYGSTYGTGRINVTGPLNDLNISAKIRTEADTRFYIPISEGSNVGQEEYITFIDFTDTTQNAATEDFTISGLTLDFDIEVTPDAYCELIFNQRTGEIIQGRGTGNLKLRLDSDGEFDMFGTLTIDEGSYNFTPSLGGTSLISKLFDVTPGSTITWFGEPYNASLDFEAVYLQRASFEDLKNPENQLEENLNEKVPLLVVLDLTGPILSPDIKFEIRLKDPVDAIDANNAILKQLELDKEELERQVISLLFLRRFTPRESFFTSNEGFSVSKSVSEVLSNQLSYLANQVDENLELEIDLADLSNEAFNSFQLRFAYTLLNGRLKVARGGDFGNPEDNNDNVLNDIVGDWSVEYSLTKDGRLRAKVFRNTNQRIQITDNQQNQETGISLRFVHSFNDLSDLLTRNREEAILRRKEETEEEAKKKEEEEDKDASEL
- the tsaD gene encoding tRNA (adenosine(37)-N6)-threonylcarbamoyltransferase complex transferase subunit TsaD, with amino-acid sequence MQEKFGWVGVEAIIALPVQLIMYKRKSLKKASRVSCELAIWLSWPSKKAVAVILGIESSCDETSASICINGKVINNEIASQAIHEQYGGVVPELASREHQRNIVPIVDHVLSHSSINVDELDGIAYTRGPGLLGALLIGSSFAKSMAASLNIPIIPIHHMKAHVLAHFIDDPKPKYPFICLTVSGGHTQILRVNSVTEMIILGQTQDDAVGEAFDKAAKLLDLPYPGGPMIDKLAKQGDPNKFSFSLSEMPNLDYSFSGVKTSILYFLRKEIQQNEAFISENLNDLSASIQYSFVSMLMDKLIKAAKQESIDRIAIAGGVSANSGLRSALEDASMKYGWEVFIPDFQYCTDNAGMIAMSGHLLYEKQAFGQMNDSPLPRMPF